One segment of Candidatus Eremiobacterota bacterium DNA contains the following:
- a CDS encoding penicillin-binding transpeptidase domain-containing protein, with protein MIGWNIKVRKRLVLLFYMTALLFVCLAYRLVTIQAFQSDRYKALADNQHIGKIEIPALRGTILDRKFEPLANSISLPSLAADPSKIKDHKKAALLISGILGCDRKELELRLSIPSTFAWIERKVTDDAARRVMALKIEGIFLLRESNGKRFYPKGHLGLHILGCTGIDDQGLDGIEASLDKYLKGIPGIMETEMDRDGRVIPGGVTSMVQAIPGYNIVLTIDESIQYIAESILDKAVKAHRAKRGSVVVMDAKTGEILALTTKPDVRSFDPRSNDYMKLTRNACVCDAYEPGSTFKVILAASALDSGKVKMEDQIPCGSSIDVGGWTLQNANDGFGGGATENIKEIITYSFNTGSAAIGLKIGCKTYFNYLRKFGFGSLTGVELPGETEGLLLPLKDWTEINCATMAFGQGIAITPVQLTSAVQAIANNGVQMKPHIIKQIIDSKGNVVRDFKPEVKSRPIKPATTLKMKEILQNVVEKGTGKRAKVPGYLCAGKTGTANVVENGNYVSGKYVASFVGFVPAEDPKIVILVKVEHPSDIYWGGVVAAPIFADVAKETLWRLGVPPSFPQEIGKNEEAKKQ; from the coding sequence GTGATAGGATGGAATATCAAGGTAAGAAAGAGACTGGTACTTCTCTTCTACATGACAGCCCTGCTCTTTGTCTGCCTCGCCTACCGGCTTGTCACCATACAGGCATTCCAGAGCGACCGTTACAAGGCTCTGGCCGATAACCAGCACATAGGGAAAATTGAGATTCCTGCACTGCGCGGCACAATCCTGGACAGGAAGTTTGAGCCCCTGGCGAACAGCATCTCCCTTCCCTCCCTTGCCGCCGATCCCTCCAAGATCAAAGATCACAAGAAAGCTGCCCTTCTTATATCAGGCATCCTTGGCTGCGACCGCAAGGAGCTTGAGCTCAGGCTCTCGATACCTTCCACCTTTGCATGGATAGAGAGGAAGGTAACTGACGATGCGGCACGGAGGGTGATGGCACTGAAGATCGAAGGAATTTTTCTTCTCAGGGAATCCAACGGGAAAAGATTTTATCCCAAGGGGCATCTCGGCCTCCACATCCTTGGATGCACGGGAATTGACGATCAAGGCCTTGACGGTATTGAAGCCTCTCTGGATAAATATCTCAAGGGAATACCCGGCATCATGGAGACTGAGATGGACCGCGACGGAAGAGTCATTCCCGGCGGGGTCACCTCGATGGTGCAGGCTATCCCCGGCTATAATATCGTCCTCACCATCGATGAAAGTATCCAGTATATAGCCGAGAGCATACTTGACAAGGCAGTGAAGGCGCACCGGGCAAAAAGAGGCTCTGTCGTAGTCATGGATGCAAAGACTGGCGAGATACTCGCCCTTACGACAAAGCCCGATGTGAGGTCCTTCGATCCCAGAAGCAATGATTATATGAAGCTCACCAGGAATGCCTGCGTCTGCGATGCCTATGAGCCAGGCTCCACATTCAAGGTGATCCTTGCCGCATCTGCACTGGACAGCGGCAAGGTCAAGATGGAGGATCAAATACCCTGCGGCAGTTCCATCGATGTGGGAGGATGGACGCTCCAGAATGCCAATGATGGTTTTGGCGGCGGCGCCACGGAAAACATCAAGGAGATCATCACCTATTCATTCAATACCGGCTCTGCAGCCATCGGCCTCAAGATTGGCTGCAAGACCTACTTCAACTACCTCAGGAAATTCGGTTTCGGCTCCCTCACCGGAGTTGAGCTTCCCGGCGAGACCGAGGGACTTCTGCTGCCCCTCAAGGACTGGACCGAGATAAACTGCGCCACCATGGCGTTCGGGCAGGGGATCGCCATTACCCCCGTGCAGCTTACCTCAGCCGTGCAGGCCATTGCCAACAACGGCGTACAGATGAAGCCCCACATTATAAAGCAGATCATTGACTCCAAGGGAAACGTGGTGAGGGATTTCAAGCCTGAGGTGAAATCCAGACCCATCAAGCCGGCGACGACCCTCAAGATGAAGGAGATTCTCCAGAATGTCGTGGAAAAAGGGACGGGAAAGCGGGCAAAGGTGCCAGGGTATCTCTGTGCAGGCAAGACAGGCACTGCCAACGTCGTGGAAAACGGAAACTATGTGTCAGGCAAATACGTTGCCTCATTTGTGGGCTTTGTTCCCGCCGAGGATCCGAAGATTGTCATTCTCGTCAAGGTGGAGCATCCCTCGGATATTTACTGGGGTGGTGTCGTAGCGGCCCCGATATTTGCCGATGTGGCCAAAGAGACTCTCTGGCGCCTGGGAGTCCCGCCGAGTTTCCCTCAGGAGATCGGAAAGAATGAGGAAGCGAAAAAGCAATAG
- the rsmH gene encoding 16S rRNA (cytosine(1402)-N(4))-methyltransferase RsmH, translating into MDSNPFHVPVMPDEVLAYLSPRRGGIYVDCTIGGGGHSLRILEVLGPDGMLVGIDQDPEAVEEITGKFHGISTVRIVHANFAQLEEILERERIKEVDGVLFDLGVSSHQLDSIARGFSFRAEARLDMRMNSQLGTTASDLVNRLSVKELERIFWEYGNERWARRIARRIETIRRHQPIHTTLELARCVEACVPGERRKRTLHPATKVFMALRIAVNREMQCLHEGLEAAIRVTRSGGTIVVISYHSLEDRMVKTKFRELSREVSEPFTEHEVGLPKKRLSILTRKPLVPKAQEVARNPRARSAKLRAVKVEIKEVNK; encoded by the coding sequence ATGGACTCTAACCCGTTCCATGTCCCGGTGATGCCCGACGAAGTCCTGGCGTACCTCTCTCCCCGACGGGGAGGGATTTATGTAGACTGCACCATAGGAGGAGGTGGTCATTCACTTAGAATCCTGGAAGTTCTAGGACCAGATGGCATGCTGGTCGGGATTGATCAGGACCCCGAGGCAGTCGAGGAGATAACCGGAAAATTCCATGGAATCAGTACCGTGAGAATCGTGCATGCAAACTTTGCACAGCTGGAAGAGATCCTCGAGCGCGAAAGGATAAAGGAGGTGGATGGAGTCCTTTTTGACCTGGGAGTGTCCTCGCATCAACTGGACAGTATCGCAAGGGGATTCAGTTTCCGAGCAGAGGCGAGACTAGATATGAGAATGAATAGTCAACTGGGTACCACAGCCTCTGATCTGGTCAACAGGCTCTCGGTAAAAGAGTTGGAGAGGATCTTCTGGGAGTATGGAAATGAACGGTGGGCGCGGAGGATTGCCCGAAGGATCGAAACGATCCGCAGGCACCAGCCCATACACACGACTCTGGAACTGGCACGTTGTGTCGAAGCGTGCGTCCCTGGGGAGCGGCGAAAAAGAACGCTGCACCCTGCCACGAAAGTGTTCATGGCCTTAAGGATTGCAGTAAACCGCGAAATGCAGTGCTTACACGAGGGACTCGAAGCAGCAATACGTGTGACAAGGTCCGGAGGAACGATAGTGGTCATCTCCTATCACTCCCTGGAGGACCGTATGGTGAAGACAAAATTCCGGGAACTCTCAAGAGAGGTATCGGAGCCCTTCACGGAACACGAGGTGGGTCTTCCAAAGAAGAGACTGTCCATACTGACGAGGAAGCCTCTTGTGCCAAAAGCACAGGAGGTGGCACGGAATCCAAGAGCCCGTTCGGCGAAATTAAGGGCTGTAAAGGTAGAGATTAAGGAGGTAAATAAGTAA
- a CDS encoding UDP-N-acetylmuramoyl-L-alanyl-D-glutamate--2,6-diaminopimelate ligase, translating to MKLKELLHSIADSHVVGSREIDVTGIAYDSRQAFPGCLFCCIKGFKADGHDFIADALSRGAKTVCLEKPMELPDGVVKVVVPHSRRALALMSAEFYGHPSRKLKIIGVTGTNGKTTTTSLIEMMLTACGVKTGLIGTLFTKIGSLKTTSKVTTPESLDLQATLASMVDHGCECAVFEVSSHALELHRVEGCVFDRAVFTNLTQDHLDFHRNLEEYFQAKLKIFTALDGREKDQAAILNADDPSSKRIAEHLSVPALTYGVRDKKALYHARDPQVTFEGLSYQLMAPEGIIPVTIPVSGGFNVSNSLAAIAAASSLGVPPAELASAAREFHGVKGRFELIRAGQEFAVIVDYAHTPDGLENVLTTARQITSGSLITVFGCGGDRDRTKRPLMGGIAATLSDRIIITSDNPRTEEPGMIIADIEEGVRLAGKSYEQEADRRKAIFKALGMARRGDTVVIAGKGHENYQIFRDRTIHFDDGEVVHEFFKELVSRDEKGEQCAK from the coding sequence ATGAAGCTGAAAGAACTGCTGCACTCCATCGCGGATTCACACGTGGTGGGGTCTCGAGAAATCGATGTGACGGGGATAGCTTATGATTCGCGGCAGGCCTTTCCGGGCTGCCTTTTCTGCTGTATTAAAGGCTTTAAGGCCGATGGCCACGACTTTATCGCCGATGCCCTTTCAAGAGGAGCAAAGACTGTCTGCCTGGAGAAGCCCATGGAGCTCCCCGATGGGGTGGTGAAAGTCGTCGTGCCCCATTCCAGGAGGGCTCTTGCCCTCATGAGCGCCGAGTTTTACGGCCATCCTTCAAGGAAGCTCAAGATTATCGGAGTGACGGGCACAAACGGCAAGACCACCACCACTTCGCTCATTGAGATGATGCTCACCGCGTGCGGGGTGAAAACGGGCCTTATCGGCACCCTATTCACCAAGATAGGCTCCCTCAAGACCACCTCTAAAGTGACCACTCCTGAGTCCCTCGATCTCCAGGCAACCCTTGCCTCCATGGTGGACCATGGCTGCGAGTGCGCCGTATTTGAGGTCTCATCCCATGCCCTTGAGCTCCACCGAGTCGAGGGCTGCGTTTTTGACAGGGCTGTGTTCACGAACCTCACGCAGGATCACCTTGATTTTCACAGGAACCTGGAAGAGTATTTCCAGGCCAAGCTCAAGATATTCACCGCCCTCGACGGAAGGGAGAAGGATCAGGCCGCGATCCTCAATGCTGACGATCCTTCCTCGAAACGCATAGCGGAGCATCTTTCGGTGCCGGCTCTCACCTATGGAGTGCGCGATAAGAAAGCCCTCTACCATGCCCGCGATCCCCAGGTCACTTTTGAAGGGCTCAGCTATCAGCTTATGGCGCCTGAGGGTATCATTCCCGTCACGATCCCTGTCTCGGGAGGATTCAATGTCTCCAACTCCCTGGCTGCCATTGCGGCAGCCTCATCGCTGGGCGTGCCCCCCGCGGAGCTCGCTTCGGCGGCAAGGGAGTTTCACGGTGTAAAAGGCCGTTTCGAGCTTATCAGGGCAGGCCAGGAATTCGCCGTCATCGTTGACTATGCCCACACGCCCGACGGCCTCGAGAACGTGCTCACCACCGCAAGGCAGATCACCTCAGGCTCTCTCATCACTGTCTTCGGATGCGGCGGTGACAGGGACAGGACAAAGCGCCCCCTCATGGGAGGCATTGCCGCGACCCTCTCAGACAGGATTATCATCACTTCTGACAACCCGCGCACGGAGGAGCCCGGCATGATAATCGCCGATATCGAGGAGGGCGTGAGGCTTGCAGGGAAATCCTACGAGCAGGAAGCTGACAGGAGGAAGGCCATCTTCAAGGCCCTGGGCATGGCGCGCCGCGGCGACACGGTGGTGATCGCCGGCAAAGGCCATGAAAACTACCAGATTTTCAGGGATCGGACCATCCATTTTGATGACGGCGAAGTGGTCCATGAATTCTTCAAAGAACTCGTCTCCCGTGACGAGAAAGGAGAGCAGTGCGCAAAGTGA
- the nadC gene encoding carboxylating nicotinate-nucleotide diphosphorylase, which yields MFLNSQVKKFLKHSLDEDLGSGDITCELLIPASSRAKAEIYSKARGVLAGVELPGMLFRLLDEHCIYLPQKEDGALLSPGQLIASVEGSARAILSGERTSLNFLQHLSGIATITRTITDMLGNTSLSILDTRKTIPGMRSLEKYAVRAGGGKNHRMGLYDGIMIKNNHLKFSSLAGAVTRAKRGAPPLMKVEVEVETLEQVREALEAGAEMIMLDNMDTALMKEACALIAGRALIEISGNITEERLPQLRELAIDFISMGRLTHSVKALDISLRITEVTP from the coding sequence ATGTTCTTGAACAGCCAGGTGAAAAAATTTCTCAAGCACTCACTTGACGAAGATCTCGGGAGCGGAGACATTACCTGCGAACTCCTGATACCGGCCTCAAGCCGCGCAAAGGCGGAGATCTATTCCAAGGCGCGGGGGGTTCTGGCCGGCGTTGAACTGCCGGGCATGCTCTTCAGGCTCCTCGATGAGCACTGCATCTATCTGCCCCAGAAAGAGGACGGAGCACTTCTCTCTCCCGGCCAGCTGATCGCTTCAGTGGAGGGGAGCGCCCGGGCCATCCTGAGCGGCGAGAGAACATCCCTTAATTTCCTCCAGCACCTCTCGGGCATTGCCACCATCACCAGGACCATCACGGATATGCTGGGGAATACCTCTCTCTCCATCCTGGATACGCGGAAGACCATTCCCGGAATGAGAAGCCTGGAAAAGTACGCCGTCCGCGCAGGAGGAGGGAAAAACCACCGCATGGGCCTCTATGACGGGATAATGATAAAGAACAACCACTTGAAGTTCTCCTCCCTTGCCGGGGCCGTGACCAGGGCAAAGAGAGGAGCACCGCCCCTTATGAAGGTGGAAGTGGAGGTGGAAACCCTCGAGCAGGTGAGAGAAGCTCTTGAGGCCGGGGCCGAGATGATAATGCTTGACAACATGGATACCGCCCTTATGAAGGAAGCCTGCGCCCTCATCGCGGGAAGGGCTCTGATAGAAATCTCAGGGAACATCACCGAGGAGCGGCTCCCGCAGCTGAGAGAGCTTGCCATAGACTTCATCTCCATGGGAAGGCTTACTCATTCAGTGAAAGCCCTGGACATCTCCCTCAGAATCACGGAAGTCACCCCTTAA
- the murF gene encoding UDP-N-acetylmuramoyl-tripeptide--D-alanyl-D-alanine ligase — protein MRLYELLAMLGNDHGAFSDADVVGISTDSRSIRPGELFIPISGENFNGHRFIASALGQGAVAALSSEPAGEGNGQGKIIPVEDTLLAYHRIAACYREKFPVRVVAVTGSNGKTTTKDLIHEVLSRRYRTLRTEANYNNEIGVPHTVMQLDEKSEMLVIELAMRGKGQIAQLAGIVKPHVGVITIIGEAHYELLGSYEAIADAKGELLLALPPDGAAVLNRDDRWYDHLAGKFPGNKYSFGEDQKASLRMLECRPQSSGGFNVKVASFSGGELEFSIPFLGLHNVYNTMAAVAVGLLHQVPPGQIQEALNSSKITGKRMEKLVTGQGVIVINDTYNASPRSMEYAIRTLALLPGVTRRIAVLGDMRELGGIAEEAHRATGRMVREAGIDYLVTLGDLGKLIHEEALRSGMPSGRCFWYESKDEAGAMLAGILSRGDAVLVKASRLMKLEEIVEHVMRRGGHEKSSLSASP, from the coding sequence ATGAGGTTGTACGAACTTCTTGCCATGCTCGGCAATGACCATGGGGCCTTCAGTGATGCCGACGTGGTCGGAATCTCGACGGACTCTAGAAGCATAAGGCCTGGCGAGCTTTTCATCCCCATATCGGGAGAGAATTTCAACGGTCACAGGTTCATCGCGAGCGCCCTCGGGCAGGGTGCCGTGGCGGCTCTCTCATCGGAGCCGGCCGGGGAGGGCAATGGGCAGGGAAAGATAATACCGGTGGAAGACACCCTTCTTGCCTATCACCGGATTGCCGCCTGCTACAGGGAAAAATTTCCTGTCCGCGTCGTGGCCGTGACGGGGAGCAACGGAAAGACCACCACCAAGGATCTCATCCATGAGGTTCTCTCGAGAAGATACCGCACCCTCAGGACTGAGGCGAACTACAATAACGAGATAGGCGTCCCCCATACCGTGATGCAGCTTGATGAAAAGAGCGAGATGCTGGTGATAGAGCTTGCAATGAGGGGAAAGGGCCAGATAGCTCAGCTCGCCGGGATTGTGAAGCCCCATGTCGGCGTCATTACAATTATAGGCGAGGCTCACTATGAGCTCCTCGGGTCCTATGAAGCCATTGCAGACGCGAAGGGGGAGCTTCTTCTTGCCCTTCCCCCCGATGGGGCGGCAGTGCTCAACCGTGATGACCGCTGGTATGACCACCTTGCCGGGAAATTCCCTGGAAACAAATACTCCTTTGGCGAGGACCAGAAGGCGTCGCTGCGCATGCTTGAGTGCAGGCCTCAGAGCTCCGGCGGCTTCAATGTAAAAGTGGCGTCCTTTAGCGGCGGCGAGCTTGAATTCAGCATTCCTTTCCTTGGCCTCCACAATGTCTATAACACCATGGCGGCCGTGGCCGTCGGCCTTCTTCACCAGGTGCCTCCCGGCCAGATACAGGAGGCTCTCAACAGCTCAAAAATCACGGGCAAGAGAATGGAGAAGCTGGTCACCGGCCAGGGCGTCATCGTGATAAATGACACCTACAATGCGAGCCCCCGCTCAATGGAATATGCCATCAGGACCCTGGCTCTTCTCCCCGGCGTCACGAGGAGGATTGCCGTTCTCGGCGATATGCGCGAGCTTGGCGGGATAGCCGAAGAAGCACACCGTGCCACAGGAAGGATGGTCAGAGAGGCAGGCATCGACTACCTCGTGACCCTCGGCGACCTGGGGAAGCTCATCCATGAAGAGGCGCTCCGGTCAGGAATGCCTTCGGGGCGCTGTTTCTGGTATGAGAGCAAGGATGAGGCCGGCGCGATGCTCGCAGGGATTCTGTCACGCGGTGATGCCGTGCTTGTCAAGGCATCCAGGCTCATGAAGCTTGAAGAGATAGTTGAACATGTCATGAGGCGGGGGGGCCATGAGAAATCCTCCCTGAGCGCCAGTCCTTAA
- a CDS encoding biotin--[acetyl-CoA-carboxylase] ligase — protein MTSDGTGAISPGPVRFWGERIHYFKEVTSTNLLAKDYASRGEGHGSVIQAEAQTQGLGRRMRKWHSPPGGLWFSLILRPQSPPKGLALLFSLWIIEFLEAQFSLGLHLYWPNDIYCEGRKMGGILLEATHNGGAPLWIIAGIGININNSGAGIPAECGATSLSSHTGAVHPLRPFLEDLLVHLEWNFETALKRGFPAFRDAIEDHCPLLKNMVEIQEIKGARKVKALGIGDEGQLVIENRSKEREEIWSCERVRLLEGPTQP, from the coding sequence ATGACCAGCGACGGGACAGGCGCCATAAGCCCGGGGCCCGTGAGGTTCTGGGGTGAGCGGATCCATTACTTCAAGGAAGTCACCTCTACCAACCTCCTGGCAAAGGATTATGCCTCCCGCGGAGAAGGCCACGGCTCCGTAATCCAGGCGGAAGCGCAGACTCAAGGATTAGGGAGGAGAATGAGAAAGTGGCACTCTCCTCCGGGTGGTCTCTGGTTTTCCCTTATCCTGAGGCCCCAGAGCCCTCCCAAGGGCCTGGCGCTCCTCTTTTCTCTCTGGATAATCGAGTTTCTCGAGGCGCAGTTTTCTCTGGGACTCCACCTTTACTGGCCCAACGACATATACTGCGAGGGCCGGAAAATGGGGGGAATCCTGCTTGAGGCCACTCACAACGGCGGGGCTCCCCTGTGGATTATTGCAGGAATAGGGATAAACATCAACAACAGCGGGGCAGGCATTCCTGCAGAGTGCGGCGCCACGTCACTTTCCTCCCATACCGGGGCGGTCCATCCCCTGAGGCCCTTCCTTGAAGACCTCCTGGTGCATCTGGAGTGGAATTTCGAGACTGCCCTTAAGAGAGGTTTTCCGGCTTTTCGTGATGCCATTGAGGATCACTGCCCCCTCCTCAAAAACATGGTGGAGATCCAGGAAATAAAGGGGGCACGGAAGGTAAAGGCACTCGGAATAGGCGACGAGGGCCAGCTGGTGATAGAAAACCGGAGCAAAGAGCGGGAGGAGATCTGGTCCTGCGAGAGGGTGAGACTCCTTGAAGGGCCTACTCAACCTTGA
- a CDS encoding sodium:calcium antiporter produces the protein MIKKWFWILFFIALPFPWIYLKLTGLDEHSLLVAILSGTAIVSASFILSWIAEVAQKDIPQALAIAAVALIAVLPEYAVDMYFAWMAGKDLHYCPYALANMTGSNRLLIGAGWAFVMLIYYLKTRKKEIELTREHTLEISCLLIASLYALIIPLKGNLSPIDAVFFILLFCFYIYHATRCKVVEPEISGPQEALADLADTPRKLSLAALFLYAGFTIFISAAPFAESLIHTGKIYGIDEFILVQWVAPLASESPEFIVAALFAFNGHPTAGFGCLVSSKVNQWTLLVGMLPLVFAISAGHPGAMPLDARQSEEILLTTAQSLFAIAIILNLRFSIWEALILFVLFTTQLFIPHPFIRHIYSIAYLVLAILMVVLDRSKRESLKFFDPRVCGR, from the coding sequence GTGATAAAAAAATGGTTCTGGATACTCTTTTTCATCGCACTTCCCTTCCCTTGGATTTATCTGAAACTGACGGGACTCGACGAGCACTCCCTCCTGGTGGCAATTCTCTCGGGAACAGCCATTGTGTCGGCATCTTTCATACTCTCCTGGATCGCGGAGGTGGCCCAGAAGGATATCCCCCAGGCCCTCGCAATTGCTGCAGTGGCCCTCATTGCCGTGCTGCCGGAATATGCCGTGGACATGTATTTTGCATGGATGGCAGGGAAGGATCTCCATTACTGTCCCTATGCCCTCGCCAACATGACCGGGAGCAACCGCCTCCTTATCGGTGCAGGGTGGGCTTTTGTGATGCTCATATACTATTTAAAGACAAGAAAAAAAGAGATCGAGCTCACCAGGGAGCACACCCTTGAAATCAGCTGCCTTCTCATTGCTTCCCTCTATGCCCTCATCATCCCCTTGAAAGGCAACCTGTCCCCCATAGATGCCGTCTTCTTCATACTTCTCTTCTGCTTTTATATCTACCATGCCACGCGCTGCAAAGTGGTGGAGCCAGAGATAAGCGGTCCCCAGGAAGCTCTCGCTGACCTTGCTGATACCCCGAGGAAGCTTTCCCTCGCCGCCCTTTTTCTCTATGCGGGCTTTACCATCTTCATATCTGCGGCGCCTTTTGCGGAAAGCCTCATCCACACGGGCAAGATTTACGGGATTGACGAGTTCATCCTGGTCCAGTGGGTTGCCCCCCTCGCTTCCGAGTCGCCGGAGTTCATCGTGGCGGCCCTCTTCGCCTTCAACGGCCACCCCACGGCAGGCTTCGGATGCCTGGTATCCTCAAAGGTGAACCAGTGGACTCTCCTTGTGGGGATGCTCCCGCTGGTCTTTGCCATTTCCGCAGGCCATCCCGGCGCCATGCCTCTTGATGCCCGGCAGAGCGAGGAGATACTCCTTACGACCGCGCAGTCACTCTTTGCAATCGCTATAATCCTGAATCTCAGGTTCAGCATCTGGGAGGCCCTCATCCTTTTCGTGCTCTTCACGACGCAGCTCTTTATCCCCCATCCTTTTATCCGCCATATTTACTCGATTGCCTACCTCGTCCTCGCCATACTGATGGTGGTGCTGGACCGCAGCAAAAGGGAGAGCCTCAAGTTCTTCGACCCCAGGGTCTGCGGGCGGTGA
- a CDS encoding division/cell wall cluster transcriptional repressor MraZ, which produces MGLAKFTGEFEHTLDDKSRLIIPSKFRTSLGDKFYLLRSVNADSIWIMPETEFNQLIDEVSSKISQTDVAGQKWLRLLVSSAVSCVMENQGRVLIPQKLKEIAGIRDAKVTLIGAINHIEVWSTERWKEQEEQENFIDQTQKVYEKYGL; this is translated from the coding sequence GTGGGTTTGGCGAAATTCACAGGTGAATTCGAACATACCCTTGATGATAAAAGCCGCCTCATTATCCCCTCCAAATTTCGGACTTCTCTCGGCGACAAGTTCTATCTGCTCCGGAGTGTCAATGCAGACAGCATCTGGATCATGCCCGAGACGGAGTTCAATCAGCTTATCGATGAGGTATCATCGAAAATCTCTCAAACGGATGTTGCGGGCCAGAAGTGGCTGCGGCTCCTCGTCTCCTCTGCCGTTTCCTGTGTAATGGAGAACCAGGGAAGGGTGCTCATCCCTCAGAAGCTAAAGGAGATAGCTGGCATAAGGGATGCAAAGGTGACACTGATAGGAGCCATCAACCACATTGAGGTCTGGAGCACCGAGAGATGGAAGGAACAGGAAGAGCAGGAGAATTTCATAGACCAGACCCAAAAGGTCTATGAAAAGTATGGACTCTAA
- the nadA gene encoding quinolinate synthase NadA, translating into MNDSPDEKLKENILALKHERNAIILAHLYQRPEVQDIADHVEDSLGLSRIAASTTADTIVFCGVHFMAETASLLNPKKAVLLPDPDAGCPMADMITVEKLRAFKEEHPGAPVVCYINSSAEVKALSDICCTSSNAADIVESLENEELLFIPDQSLGAWVASKTRKKIHLYPGYCLTHHRLFPEDIEKMKTLHPRAAVMGHPECTGEVLRLCDFVGSTSAMLKYAATSPHDEFLVGTESGILHRLRKDNPGRQFHLLSDRLICPNMKLITLEKILWALRAMEPRITVREEVREKALSTIKKMLNAKR; encoded by the coding sequence ATGAACGATTCACCAGACGAAAAGCTCAAGGAAAATATCCTGGCCCTCAAGCATGAGCGGAACGCCATTATCCTGGCCCATCTCTACCAGCGCCCCGAGGTTCAGGATATTGCCGACCACGTGGAGGACTCGCTGGGGCTTTCCCGCATAGCAGCCTCCACCACGGCGGATACCATAGTATTCTGCGGAGTGCATTTCATGGCCGAGACGGCGTCGCTTCTCAACCCCAAAAAAGCGGTGCTCCTTCCCGATCCTGATGCAGGCTGTCCCATGGCCGACATGATAACCGTAGAAAAGCTGCGGGCATTTAAGGAAGAGCACCCTGGCGCCCCTGTAGTCTGCTACATCAACTCCTCTGCCGAGGTCAAGGCCTTAAGCGACATCTGCTGCACCTCATCAAACGCCGCCGATATCGTGGAGAGTCTTGAGAATGAAGAGCTCCTCTTCATCCCTGACCAGTCACTGGGCGCCTGGGTTGCCTCAAAAACCAGGAAAAAAATCCATCTCTACCCGGGGTACTGCCTTACCCACCATCGCCTTTTTCCCGAGGACATAGAAAAGATGAAAACGCTCCATCCCCGCGCAGCGGTGATGGGCCACCCGGAGTGCACCGGGGAAGTGCTCAGGCTCTGCGATTTCGTGGGGAGCACCTCGGCGATGCTCAAATACGCCGCCACCTCTCCCCATGATGAATTCCTCGTGGGAACCGAAAGCGGCATCCTGCACCGCCTCCGGAAAGACAACCCCGGCAGGCAGTTCCATCTCCTCAGTGACAGACTGATATGTCCCAACATGAAGCTCATCACCCTGGAGAAGATCCTCTGGGCACTCCGCGCCATGGAGCCCCGGATCACTGTCCGGGAAGAAGTGAGGGAAAAAGCCCTTTCCACGATAAAAAAAATGCTCAATGCAAAAAGATAA